The genomic interval AATCTGCTCAAAACGACTACAAATATGATTCTCCTCGTCGCTTGCCATTTGAGAAAGCCGGATGCATTTCTACAGCATCGAAGACTCTAGTCAGCAGCATACTTTCTTGGAAGATGGAGGAAGAAATTCTTGGATTGAATCGGCAAGAGCACCAAATTGGTCCGTACGATATAAAATATGGGCGACACAGAGACGCCTTCAATAATGTTGGCAATCGTCGTTTTCGCATTACTATAAGTCTAAACATTGAACGCTACCTCGCAGCTTCTACGCGTAGAGAAAAAGCTGAAGTCATCGGCTCCATTATCGAGCTGGTGGAAGGAAACGGCGGGTATTTCCTTAAATGGAGCGTACAGCGACAAGACTGGATCGCTTTAAATTCCAAGCAGGCAAGAGCGAAGGTAGGGCATGCCATGCGCGATATGATTACCGCTCGAGATAGCTTAGATGCAGAAAATGGTGCTCACTCTTTTGTCGAATAGCTCGTCGGCCAGCGCAGCTGCTTCAGTGCCAAGGAAGATCAATCTTCTACCTCACATATCAATAGTTATCATTCTCGAGCGAGATACAA from Phaeodactylum tricornutum CCAP 1055/1 chromosome 11, complete sequence carries:
- a CDS encoding predicted protein, which translates into the protein MEEEILGLNRQEHQIGPYDIKYGRHRDAFNNVGNRRFRITISLNIERYLAASTRREKAEVIGSIIELVEGNGGYFLKWSVQRQDWIALNSKQARAKVGHAMRDMITARDSLDAENGAHSFVE